The following proteins are co-located in the Camelina sativa cultivar DH55 chromosome 12, Cs, whole genome shotgun sequence genome:
- the LOC104732397 gene encoding uncharacterized protein LOC104732397 isoform X2: MEENLAKPASKRTSIKSQSEFDHSIRKQKFRENCFRRVREDRTRLLWKLRLSDCQSSDQKEIINSAFHDIVTDELKKLEDSSRNLSGNQTVTPDCDDILWEYEEQGLKAVYEGDSEEILLQMQQIFYKDLCSETTTVNGSYVQIQTWEDEEDDYLATLVSQNMCLNSQLIWCPICKQGELMENHRQIYCNMCNMQLNKGQEVNLDILQERLAEAHAEHLERGCRLKPEFTVQTNYNLKALYITCEACNTFEVVV, from the exons ATGGAGGAGAATTTGGCGAAACCAGCTTCGAAACGGACCTCTATTAAATCCCAATCCGAGTTCGATCACTCTATAAGGAAACAAAAG ttTAGAGAAAACTGTTTCAGAAGAGTTAGAGAAGATAGGACTCGTTTGCTGTGGAAGTTGAGGCTCTCTGATTGTCAATCTTCTgatcaaaag GAGATTATCAATTCTGCTTTCCATGATATTGTAACTGATGAATTGAAAAAATTAGAGGATTCGTCGAGAAACCTCTCGGGGAATCAGACTGTAACTCCTGATTGTGATGATATATTATGGGAATATGAGGAGCAAGGTCTTAAAGCTGTTTATGAAGGTGATAGTGAAGAGATTTTGTTGCAAATGCAACAGATATTTTACAAGGATTTGTGTTCAGAGACTACTACAGTAAATG GATCGTATGTTCAGATCCAAACATGGGAAGACGAGGAAGATGATTACTTGGCCACCTTGGTTTCTCAGAATATGTGTTTAAATAGTCAACTG ATATGGTGTCCGATATGCAAGCAAGGAGAGCTTATGGAGAATCACCGACAAATCTACTGCAACATGTGTAATATGCAGCTGAACAAAGGCCaagag GTTAATCTGGACATTCTGCAAGAACGGTTAGCAGAAGCGCACGCTGAGCATCTCGAGAGAGGATGCAGATTGAAACCCGAGTTCACTGTTCAGACTAACTATAATTTGAAGGCCTTGTACATAACATGTGAAGCTTGTAATACATTTGAGGTTGTTGTATAA
- the LOC104732397 gene encoding uncharacterized protein LOC104732397 isoform X1, with product MEENLAKPASKRTSIKSQSEFDHSIRKQKFRENCFRRVREDRTRLLWKLRLSDCQSSDQKEIINSAFHDIVTDELKKLEDSSRNLSGNQTVTPDCDDILWEYEEQGLKAVYEGDSEEILLQMQQIFYKDLCSETTTVNGSYVQIQTWEDEEDDYLATLVSQNMCLNSQLELKQIWCPICKQGELMENHRQIYCNMCNMQLNKGQEVNLDILQERLAEAHAEHLERGCRLKPEFTVQTNYNLKALYITCEACNTFEVVV from the exons ATGGAGGAGAATTTGGCGAAACCAGCTTCGAAACGGACCTCTATTAAATCCCAATCCGAGTTCGATCACTCTATAAGGAAACAAAAG ttTAGAGAAAACTGTTTCAGAAGAGTTAGAGAAGATAGGACTCGTTTGCTGTGGAAGTTGAGGCTCTCTGATTGTCAATCTTCTgatcaaaag GAGATTATCAATTCTGCTTTCCATGATATTGTAACTGATGAATTGAAAAAATTAGAGGATTCGTCGAGAAACCTCTCGGGGAATCAGACTGTAACTCCTGATTGTGATGATATATTATGGGAATATGAGGAGCAAGGTCTTAAAGCTGTTTATGAAGGTGATAGTGAAGAGATTTTGTTGCAAATGCAACAGATATTTTACAAGGATTTGTGTTCAGAGACTACTACAGTAAATG GATCGTATGTTCAGATCCAAACATGGGAAGACGAGGAAGATGATTACTTGGCCACCTTGGTTTCTCAGAATATGTGTTTAAATAGTCAACTG GAGCTAAAACAGATATGGTGTCCGATATGCAAGCAAGGAGAGCTTATGGAGAATCACCGACAAATCTACTGCAACATGTGTAATATGCAGCTGAACAAAGGCCaagag GTTAATCTGGACATTCTGCAAGAACGGTTAGCAGAAGCGCACGCTGAGCATCTCGAGAGAGGATGCAGATTGAAACCCGAGTTCACTGTTCAGACTAACTATAATTTGAAGGCCTTGTACATAACATGTGAAGCTTGTAATACATTTGAGGTTGTTGTATAA
- the LOC104732397 gene encoding uncharacterized protein LOC104732397 isoform X3: protein MEENLAKPASKRTSIKSQSEFDHSIRKQKFRENCFRRVREDRTRLLWKLRLSDCQSSDQKEIINSAFHDIVTDELKKLEDSSRNLSGNQTVTPDCDDILWEYEEQGLKAVYEGSYVQIQTWEDEEDDYLATLVSQNMCLNSQLELKQIWCPICKQGELMENHRQIYCNMCNMQLNKGQEVNLDILQERLAEAHAEHLERGCRLKPEFTVQTNYNLKALYITCEACNTFEVVV from the exons ATGGAGGAGAATTTGGCGAAACCAGCTTCGAAACGGACCTCTATTAAATCCCAATCCGAGTTCGATCACTCTATAAGGAAACAAAAG ttTAGAGAAAACTGTTTCAGAAGAGTTAGAGAAGATAGGACTCGTTTGCTGTGGAAGTTGAGGCTCTCTGATTGTCAATCTTCTgatcaaaag GAGATTATCAATTCTGCTTTCCATGATATTGTAACTGATGAATTGAAAAAATTAGAGGATTCGTCGAGAAACCTCTCGGGGAATCAGACTGTAACTCCTGATTGTGATGATATATTATGGGAATATGAGGAGCAAGGTCTTAAAGCTGTTTATGAAG GATCGTATGTTCAGATCCAAACATGGGAAGACGAGGAAGATGATTACTTGGCCACCTTGGTTTCTCAGAATATGTGTTTAAATAGTCAACTG GAGCTAAAACAGATATGGTGTCCGATATGCAAGCAAGGAGAGCTTATGGAGAATCACCGACAAATCTACTGCAACATGTGTAATATGCAGCTGAACAAAGGCCaagag GTTAATCTGGACATTCTGCAAGAACGGTTAGCAGAAGCGCACGCTGAGCATCTCGAGAGAGGATGCAGATTGAAACCCGAGTTCACTGTTCAGACTAACTATAATTTGAAGGCCTTGTACATAACATGTGAAGCTTGTAATACATTTGAGGTTGTTGTATAA
- the LOC104732398 gene encoding auxilin-related protein 2 isoform X1 → MDDFTGLLARDFGLKPQGKSAPMAPQSNSSAADFNSFASSYSFANAAGKNSDPSPVFDDLGRDGDDLLFKDVFSGPPPKYGSSSGDSRSPSAPAFDYDAMFKEPKSKSASVPVYDKPVYDDEDVFESIPELQIPSTSSHSARFENVFSSISSSPAKHRKHNTSPFDDLMGNNLGKTETDSDRENKGSSVFDDLIPGFGRTSSPPPKRSNSETSQSQKSPYQPAKTSSNLVEEDPFVVLEESASTPREPSTGGFTDPLEDIGKFNSRKTDHSSVHGGVFVDMDPLDSLGNPVPSTYSRGKSHLRPPGNISGSQSPVESSGSYHSKKVSFDDVLEPQNTSVPPPTSTEGSFESSDDVWLTVSEIPLFTEPTSAPPPARPPPPRPTRPVKKKVNEPSISSSTNHHSYVPSSARASVNIPTASQMDELDDFSMGSNQTAANGGYPEPPSAEDSDVFSDAVASAAAMKDAMDKAEAKFRHAKERREKENLKASRSREGDHMENHDSRERELREKQVRLERERAEREAEMEKAQEKEREDREREQKRIERERERLLARQAVERATREARERAAAEAHAKVQRAAVGKASDARERAERAAVQRAHAEARERAAAGAREKAEKAAAEARERANAEAREKEARVRAERAAVERAAAEARGRAAAQAKAKQQQENNNDLDSFFNSVSRPNSAPRQRTNPLDPFQDSWNKGGSFESSRPSSQVPSRATENLRKTSSATNIVDDLSSIFGAPASQSGGFQDVDGETEERRRARLERHQRTQERAAKALAEKNERDLQVQREQAEKDRIGETLDVEIRRWGAGKEGNLRALLSTLQYVLWPGCGWQPVSLTDLITGASVKKVYRKATLCIHPDKVQQKGANLQQKYIAEKVFDMLKEAWNKFNSEELF, encoded by the exons ATGGATGATTTCACAGGATTGTTAGCGAGAGACTTCGGGTTGAAACCACAGGGCAAATCAGCTCCGATGGCTCCTCAATCGAACTCTTCTGCCGCTGATTTCAACAGTTTCGCTTCTTCCTATAGCTTCGCCAACGCCGCCGGGAAAAATTCCGATCCTTCGCCGGTGTTTGACGATCTTGGCCGCGATGGTGATGATCTTCTCTTCAAAGATGTGTTTAGCGGCCCACCACCAAAGTACGGATCCTCTTCTGGTGATTCTCGTTCTCCATCTGCACCGGCCTTTGACTATGATGCTATGTTCAAGGAGCCCAAATCCAAATCAGCGTCCGTGCCGGTCTATGACAAACCTGTCTACGATGATGAGGATGTGTTTGAGTCTATTCCTGAGCTCCAAATCCCTTCCACTTCTTCTCACTCAGCTAGGTTTGAGAACGTtttctcttccatctcctcCTCACCTGCAAAGCACAGGAAGCACAACACTTCTCCCTTCGATGACCTCATGGGCAACAATTTGGGGAAAACTGAGACAGACAGTGACCGAGAGAACAAGGGTAGCTCcgtttttgatgatttgattccCGGCTTTGGTCGCACTAGCTCCCCTCCACCTAAACG GTCTAATTCAGAGACCAGTCAATCCCAGAAATCTCCGTATCAGCCTGCCAAGACATCTTCCAATCTTGTGGAAGAAGACCCATTTGTAGTCTTGGAGGAGTCTGCATCAACCCCTCGAGAGCCTTCCACGGGAGGGTTCACTGATCCTTTGGAGGATATTGGTAAATTCAACAGCAGAAAAACCGATCATTCATCTGTCCACGGAGGAGTATTTGTTGATATGGACCCTCTCGATAGTCTTGGAAATCCTGTGCCAAGTACGTATAGTAGAGGCAAGAGTCATTTAAGACCGCCAGGAAACATTAGTGGCTCTCAGTCACCAGTAGAAAGTTCTGGGAGTTACCATTCTAAGAAAGTTTCGTTTGACGATGTTTTAGAGCCACAAAATACGAGTGTTCCACCACCTACCAGTACAGAAGGAAGTTTTGAGTCATCTGATGATGTGTGGCTTACTGTATCTGAGATCCCTCTCTTTACGGAACCTACTAGTGCTCCGCCACCTGCGAGACCTCCACCACCAAGACCTACACGTCCTGTAAAAAAGAAGGTCAACGAGCCTTCTATATCGAGCTCTACTAACCACCACTCTTATGTTCCTAGCTCAGCTAGAGCTTCTGTAAATATCCCGACAGCATCTCAAATGGATGAACTTGATGATTTTTCTATGGGCAGTAATCAGACCGCTGCCAATGGTGGATACCCTGAACCTCCCTCTGCTGAAGATTCTGATGTTTTCTCTGATGCTGTTGCATCAGCTGCTGCCATGAAGGATGCCATGGATAAAGCAGAAGCGAAGTTTAGACATGCTAAggaaaggagagagaaagaaaatttgaaGGCAAGTAGAAGTAGAGAAGGAGATCACATGGAGAATCATGATTCTCGGGAAAGGGAACTTAGAGAAAAGCAAGTGAGATTGGAGCGTGAAAGGGCAGAGAGGGAGGCAGAGATGGAAAAAGCCcaggagaaggagagagaggatagagaaagagagcagaaaagaattgagagagaaagggaaagaCTATTGGCAAGGCAAGCCGTAGAGAGGGCTACAAGGGAAGCACGTGAAAGAGCAGCCGCTGAAGCTCATGCGAAAGTTCAGAGAGCTGCTGTTGGGAAGGCTTCCGATGCCCGAGAGCGTGCAGAAAGAGCAGCGGTTCAAAGAGCCCATGCTGAAGCACGTGAAAGGGCAGCTGCAGGGGCACGAGAAAAGGCTGAGAAAGCTGCAGCAGAAGCTAGAGAAAGGGCGAATGCTGAAGCGCGGGAGAAGGAAGCAAGGGTTAGGGCAGAACGAGCTGCTGTGGAAAGGGCAGCTGCTGAGGCACGTGGAAGGGCAGCTGCCCAAGCTAAAGCTAAGCAGCAGCAAGAAAATAACAATGATCTTGACTCCTTCTTTAACTCGGTTTCTAGACCAAACAGTGCTCCACGACAGAGAACCAACCCTTTG GATCCTTTCCAGGATTCATGGAACAAAGGAGGATCTTTCGAATCTAGCAGGCCATCTTCGCAAGTGCCCTCTAGAGCAACAGAGAACTTGAGAAAGACCTCTTCTGCAACAAACATTGTTGATGATCTCAGTTCAATATTTGGAG CTCCTGCTTCCCAGTCTGGTGGTTTTCAAGATGTGGATGGAGAAACTGAAGAGAGACGACGTGCCAGGCTGGAACGCCACCAGAGGACACAGGAGCGGGCT GCGAAAGCACTTGCTGAGAAAAATGAACGTGATCTTCAAGTACAAAGAGAACAAGCTGAGAAAGAT AGGATTGGTGAGACCCTGGATGTTGAGATAAGACGTTGGGGTGCGGGGAAGGAGGGAAACTTGCGTGCTCTGCTTTCGACGTTACAATAT GTTCTTTGGCCAGGATGTGGTTGGCAGCCTGTTTCATTGACCGATTTAATTACCGGTGCATCTGTCAAGAAAGTTTACAGGAAGGCTACTCTCTGTATACATCCTGACAAAGTTCAGCAAAAAGGCGCTAATCTCCAGCAGAAATACATTGCCGAGAAAGTTTTCGACATGCTCAAA GAAGCATGGAACAAGTTCAACTCCGAagaacttttttga
- the LOC104732398 gene encoding auxilin-related protein 2 isoform X2, with product MDDFTGLLARDFGLKPQGKSAPMAPQSNSSAADFNSFASSYSFANAAGKNSDPSPVFDDLGRDGDDLLFKDVFSGPPPKYGSSSGDSRSPSAPAFDYDAMFKEPKSKSASVPVYDKPVYDDEDVFESIPELQIPSTSSHSARFENVFSSISSSPAKHRKHNTSPFDDLMGNNLGKTETDSDRENKGSSVFDDLIPGFGRTSSPPPKRSNSETSQSQKSPYQPAKTSSNLVEEDPFVVLEESASTPREPSTGGFTDPLEDIGKFNSRKTDHSSVHGGVFVDMDPLDSLGNPVPSTYSRGKSHLRPPGNISGSQSPVESSGSYHSKKVSFDDVLEPQNTSVPPPTSTEGSFESSDDVWLTVSEIPLFTEPTSAPPPARPPPPRPTRPVKKKVNEPSISSSTNHHSYVPSSARASVNIPTASQMDELDDFSMGSNQTAANGGYPEPPSAEDSDVFSDAVASAAAMKDAMDKAEAKFRHAKERREKENLKASRSREGDHMENHDSRERELREKQVRLERERAEREAEMEKAQEKEREDREREQKRIERERERLLARQAVERATREARERAAAEAHAKVQRAAVGKASDARERAERAAVQRAHAEARERAAAGAREKAEKAAAEARERANAEAREKEARVRAERAAVERAAAEARGRAAAQAKAKQQQENNNDLDSFFNSVSRPNSAPRQRTNPLDPFQDSWNKGGSFESSRPSSQVPSRATENLRKTSSATNIVDDLSSIFGASQSGGFQDVDGETEERRRARLERHQRTQERAAKALAEKNERDLQVQREQAEKDRIGETLDVEIRRWGAGKEGNLRALLSTLQYVLWPGCGWQPVSLTDLITGASVKKVYRKATLCIHPDKVQQKGANLQQKYIAEKVFDMLKEAWNKFNSEELF from the exons ATGGATGATTTCACAGGATTGTTAGCGAGAGACTTCGGGTTGAAACCACAGGGCAAATCAGCTCCGATGGCTCCTCAATCGAACTCTTCTGCCGCTGATTTCAACAGTTTCGCTTCTTCCTATAGCTTCGCCAACGCCGCCGGGAAAAATTCCGATCCTTCGCCGGTGTTTGACGATCTTGGCCGCGATGGTGATGATCTTCTCTTCAAAGATGTGTTTAGCGGCCCACCACCAAAGTACGGATCCTCTTCTGGTGATTCTCGTTCTCCATCTGCACCGGCCTTTGACTATGATGCTATGTTCAAGGAGCCCAAATCCAAATCAGCGTCCGTGCCGGTCTATGACAAACCTGTCTACGATGATGAGGATGTGTTTGAGTCTATTCCTGAGCTCCAAATCCCTTCCACTTCTTCTCACTCAGCTAGGTTTGAGAACGTtttctcttccatctcctcCTCACCTGCAAAGCACAGGAAGCACAACACTTCTCCCTTCGATGACCTCATGGGCAACAATTTGGGGAAAACTGAGACAGACAGTGACCGAGAGAACAAGGGTAGCTCcgtttttgatgatttgattccCGGCTTTGGTCGCACTAGCTCCCCTCCACCTAAACG GTCTAATTCAGAGACCAGTCAATCCCAGAAATCTCCGTATCAGCCTGCCAAGACATCTTCCAATCTTGTGGAAGAAGACCCATTTGTAGTCTTGGAGGAGTCTGCATCAACCCCTCGAGAGCCTTCCACGGGAGGGTTCACTGATCCTTTGGAGGATATTGGTAAATTCAACAGCAGAAAAACCGATCATTCATCTGTCCACGGAGGAGTATTTGTTGATATGGACCCTCTCGATAGTCTTGGAAATCCTGTGCCAAGTACGTATAGTAGAGGCAAGAGTCATTTAAGACCGCCAGGAAACATTAGTGGCTCTCAGTCACCAGTAGAAAGTTCTGGGAGTTACCATTCTAAGAAAGTTTCGTTTGACGATGTTTTAGAGCCACAAAATACGAGTGTTCCACCACCTACCAGTACAGAAGGAAGTTTTGAGTCATCTGATGATGTGTGGCTTACTGTATCTGAGATCCCTCTCTTTACGGAACCTACTAGTGCTCCGCCACCTGCGAGACCTCCACCACCAAGACCTACACGTCCTGTAAAAAAGAAGGTCAACGAGCCTTCTATATCGAGCTCTACTAACCACCACTCTTATGTTCCTAGCTCAGCTAGAGCTTCTGTAAATATCCCGACAGCATCTCAAATGGATGAACTTGATGATTTTTCTATGGGCAGTAATCAGACCGCTGCCAATGGTGGATACCCTGAACCTCCCTCTGCTGAAGATTCTGATGTTTTCTCTGATGCTGTTGCATCAGCTGCTGCCATGAAGGATGCCATGGATAAAGCAGAAGCGAAGTTTAGACATGCTAAggaaaggagagagaaagaaaatttgaaGGCAAGTAGAAGTAGAGAAGGAGATCACATGGAGAATCATGATTCTCGGGAAAGGGAACTTAGAGAAAAGCAAGTGAGATTGGAGCGTGAAAGGGCAGAGAGGGAGGCAGAGATGGAAAAAGCCcaggagaaggagagagaggatagagaaagagagcagaaaagaattgagagagaaagggaaagaCTATTGGCAAGGCAAGCCGTAGAGAGGGCTACAAGGGAAGCACGTGAAAGAGCAGCCGCTGAAGCTCATGCGAAAGTTCAGAGAGCTGCTGTTGGGAAGGCTTCCGATGCCCGAGAGCGTGCAGAAAGAGCAGCGGTTCAAAGAGCCCATGCTGAAGCACGTGAAAGGGCAGCTGCAGGGGCACGAGAAAAGGCTGAGAAAGCTGCAGCAGAAGCTAGAGAAAGGGCGAATGCTGAAGCGCGGGAGAAGGAAGCAAGGGTTAGGGCAGAACGAGCTGCTGTGGAAAGGGCAGCTGCTGAGGCACGTGGAAGGGCAGCTGCCCAAGCTAAAGCTAAGCAGCAGCAAGAAAATAACAATGATCTTGACTCCTTCTTTAACTCGGTTTCTAGACCAAACAGTGCTCCACGACAGAGAACCAACCCTTTG GATCCTTTCCAGGATTCATGGAACAAAGGAGGATCTTTCGAATCTAGCAGGCCATCTTCGCAAGTGCCCTCTAGAGCAACAGAGAACTTGAGAAAGACCTCTTCTGCAACAAACATTGTTGATGATCTCAGTTCAATATTTGGAG CTTCCCAGTCTGGTGGTTTTCAAGATGTGGATGGAGAAACTGAAGAGAGACGACGTGCCAGGCTGGAACGCCACCAGAGGACACAGGAGCGGGCT GCGAAAGCACTTGCTGAGAAAAATGAACGTGATCTTCAAGTACAAAGAGAACAAGCTGAGAAAGAT AGGATTGGTGAGACCCTGGATGTTGAGATAAGACGTTGGGGTGCGGGGAAGGAGGGAAACTTGCGTGCTCTGCTTTCGACGTTACAATAT GTTCTTTGGCCAGGATGTGGTTGGCAGCCTGTTTCATTGACCGATTTAATTACCGGTGCATCTGTCAAGAAAGTTTACAGGAAGGCTACTCTCTGTATACATCCTGACAAAGTTCAGCAAAAAGGCGCTAATCTCCAGCAGAAATACATTGCCGAGAAAGTTTTCGACATGCTCAAA GAAGCATGGAACAAGTTCAACTCCGAagaacttttttga
- the LOC104732398 gene encoding auxilin-related protein 2 isoform X3: MDDFTGLLARDFGLKPQGKSAPMAPQSNSSAADFNSFASSYSFANAAGKNSDPSPVFDDLGRDGDDLLFKDVFSGPPPKYGSSSGDSRSPSAPAFDYDAMFKEPKSKSASVPVYDKPVYDDEDVFESIPELQIPSTSSHSARFENVFSSISSSPAKHRKHNTSPFDDLMGNNLGKTETDSDRENKGSSVFDDLIPGFGRTSSPPPKRSNSETSQSQKSPYQPAKTSSNLVEEDPFVVLEESASTPREPSTGGFTDPLEDIGKFNSRKTDHSSVHGGVFVDMDPLDSLGNPVPSTYSRGKSHLRPPGNISGSQSPVESSGSYHSKKVSFDDVLEPQNTSVPPPTSTEGSFESSDDVWLTVSEIPLFTEPTSAPPPARPPPPRPTRPVKKKVNEPSISSSTNHHSYVPSSARASVNIPTASQMDELDDFSMGSNQTAANGGYPEPPSAEDSDVFSDAVASAAAMKDAMDKAEAKFRHAKERREKENLKASRSREGDHMENHDSRERELREKQVRLERERAEREAEMEKAQEKEREDREREQKRIERERERLLARQAVERATREARERAAAEAHAKVQRAAVGKASDARERAERAAVQRAHAEARERAAAGAREKAEKAAAEARERANAEAREKEARVRAERAAVERAAAEARGRAAAQAKAKQQQENNNDLDSFFNSVSRPNSAPRQRTNPLDPFQDSWNKGGSFESSRPSSQVPSRATENLRKTSSATNIVDDLSSIFGAPASQSGGFQDVDGETEERRRARLERHQRTQERAAKALAEKNERDLQVQREQAEKDPVV, from the exons ATGGATGATTTCACAGGATTGTTAGCGAGAGACTTCGGGTTGAAACCACAGGGCAAATCAGCTCCGATGGCTCCTCAATCGAACTCTTCTGCCGCTGATTTCAACAGTTTCGCTTCTTCCTATAGCTTCGCCAACGCCGCCGGGAAAAATTCCGATCCTTCGCCGGTGTTTGACGATCTTGGCCGCGATGGTGATGATCTTCTCTTCAAAGATGTGTTTAGCGGCCCACCACCAAAGTACGGATCCTCTTCTGGTGATTCTCGTTCTCCATCTGCACCGGCCTTTGACTATGATGCTATGTTCAAGGAGCCCAAATCCAAATCAGCGTCCGTGCCGGTCTATGACAAACCTGTCTACGATGATGAGGATGTGTTTGAGTCTATTCCTGAGCTCCAAATCCCTTCCACTTCTTCTCACTCAGCTAGGTTTGAGAACGTtttctcttccatctcctcCTCACCTGCAAAGCACAGGAAGCACAACACTTCTCCCTTCGATGACCTCATGGGCAACAATTTGGGGAAAACTGAGACAGACAGTGACCGAGAGAACAAGGGTAGCTCcgtttttgatgatttgattccCGGCTTTGGTCGCACTAGCTCCCCTCCACCTAAACG GTCTAATTCAGAGACCAGTCAATCCCAGAAATCTCCGTATCAGCCTGCCAAGACATCTTCCAATCTTGTGGAAGAAGACCCATTTGTAGTCTTGGAGGAGTCTGCATCAACCCCTCGAGAGCCTTCCACGGGAGGGTTCACTGATCCTTTGGAGGATATTGGTAAATTCAACAGCAGAAAAACCGATCATTCATCTGTCCACGGAGGAGTATTTGTTGATATGGACCCTCTCGATAGTCTTGGAAATCCTGTGCCAAGTACGTATAGTAGAGGCAAGAGTCATTTAAGACCGCCAGGAAACATTAGTGGCTCTCAGTCACCAGTAGAAAGTTCTGGGAGTTACCATTCTAAGAAAGTTTCGTTTGACGATGTTTTAGAGCCACAAAATACGAGTGTTCCACCACCTACCAGTACAGAAGGAAGTTTTGAGTCATCTGATGATGTGTGGCTTACTGTATCTGAGATCCCTCTCTTTACGGAACCTACTAGTGCTCCGCCACCTGCGAGACCTCCACCACCAAGACCTACACGTCCTGTAAAAAAGAAGGTCAACGAGCCTTCTATATCGAGCTCTACTAACCACCACTCTTATGTTCCTAGCTCAGCTAGAGCTTCTGTAAATATCCCGACAGCATCTCAAATGGATGAACTTGATGATTTTTCTATGGGCAGTAATCAGACCGCTGCCAATGGTGGATACCCTGAACCTCCCTCTGCTGAAGATTCTGATGTTTTCTCTGATGCTGTTGCATCAGCTGCTGCCATGAAGGATGCCATGGATAAAGCAGAAGCGAAGTTTAGACATGCTAAggaaaggagagagaaagaaaatttgaaGGCAAGTAGAAGTAGAGAAGGAGATCACATGGAGAATCATGATTCTCGGGAAAGGGAACTTAGAGAAAAGCAAGTGAGATTGGAGCGTGAAAGGGCAGAGAGGGAGGCAGAGATGGAAAAAGCCcaggagaaggagagagaggatagagaaagagagcagaaaagaattgagagagaaagggaaagaCTATTGGCAAGGCAAGCCGTAGAGAGGGCTACAAGGGAAGCACGTGAAAGAGCAGCCGCTGAAGCTCATGCGAAAGTTCAGAGAGCTGCTGTTGGGAAGGCTTCCGATGCCCGAGAGCGTGCAGAAAGAGCAGCGGTTCAAAGAGCCCATGCTGAAGCACGTGAAAGGGCAGCTGCAGGGGCACGAGAAAAGGCTGAGAAAGCTGCAGCAGAAGCTAGAGAAAGGGCGAATGCTGAAGCGCGGGAGAAGGAAGCAAGGGTTAGGGCAGAACGAGCTGCTGTGGAAAGGGCAGCTGCTGAGGCACGTGGAAGGGCAGCTGCCCAAGCTAAAGCTAAGCAGCAGCAAGAAAATAACAATGATCTTGACTCCTTCTTTAACTCGGTTTCTAGACCAAACAGTGCTCCACGACAGAGAACCAACCCTTTG GATCCTTTCCAGGATTCATGGAACAAAGGAGGATCTTTCGAATCTAGCAGGCCATCTTCGCAAGTGCCCTCTAGAGCAACAGAGAACTTGAGAAAGACCTCTTCTGCAACAAACATTGTTGATGATCTCAGTTCAATATTTGGAG CTCCTGCTTCCCAGTCTGGTGGTTTTCAAGATGTGGATGGAGAAACTGAAGAGAGACGACGTGCCAGGCTGGAACGCCACCAGAGGACACAGGAGCGGGCT GCGAAAGCACTTGCTGAGAAAAATGAACGTGATCTTCAAGTACAAAGAGAACAAGCTGAGAAAGAT CCAGTAGTGTAA
- the LOC109128165 gene encoding uncharacterized protein At4g04775-like, whose amino-acid sequence MGERGRGIPKKCRCGENAFLRTSKTVKNPGRLFYACPFADEKSHGHLFKWTDESMVEEIEDMIPRINDLEGASLTLRKGLDVCESEMETLAMETRTCEAVVSRFDKELRSFEKELQGCKMELRGLKNIVVCVVLMVLVYVFVL is encoded by the exons ATGGgtgagagaggaagaggaattCCAAAGAAATGTAGATGTGGAGAGAATGCATTCTTGAGAACATCAAAGACTGTGAAAAATCCAGGGAGACTTTTTTATGCATGTCCATTTGCAGATGAG AAAAGTCATGGTCACTTGTTCAAGTGGACCGATGAATCAatggttgaagagattgaagatatgATTCCGAGAATTAATGATCTTGAAGGAGCTTCATTGACCTTAAGAAAAGGTTTAGATGTGTGCGAATCAGAAATGGAAACTCTTGCAATGGAGACTCGCACATGTGAAGCTGTGGTCAGCCGATTTGATAAAGAGCTAAGGAGTTTTGAGAAAGAACTTCAAGGATGCAAGATGGAATTGCGTGGATTGAAGAACATTGTCGTGTGTGTTGTGTTGAtggttcttgtttatgtgtttgtatTGTAA